One window from the genome of Entelurus aequoreus isolate RoL-2023_Sb linkage group LG04, RoL_Eaeq_v1.1, whole genome shotgun sequence encodes:
- the neurl1b gene encoding E3 ubiquitin-protein ligase NEURL1B yields MGNTTPKPLIDATLQPRPVASRQYYTLPNNGSGVERRSAPSVSIGMESPRFHPNAKGKHIRLDGQLRRAIRKNSFCNGITFSHRPVHLYEKVRLRLSAVHTGWSGALRFGFTSLDPNELMATDIPKYACPDLVTRPGYWAKALPERLALKDNVLAFWADRHGRVFYSINDGEPILFHCGLSIGCPLWAIIDIYGITQEVTLLESTFAESVGSSCLSAARLSAYLPQSSHDSANYSNNQLENNQAAAAKMANIQLNNYTQLIPCCSSTASSTTPSSSASTGSSVPRVVRSLPSPLDSDLHFHPIRGSDVILSADRLAACIHFLDSSRTLVFSDRPLHTGETLYVEVGHLGLPYFGALLFGLTSCDPASLHAGDLPADPEILLDRKEYWVVHRGFPMLCAGDVLSFSLLPSGEVHHGVNGVGRGRLLCVDSSQVLWAFFALHGALNRLRILGTQQPSPPSTSPGTSQSNSPEDSDSDLALSANRSSSESSLVTAPSSPLSPPVSPSSELPPSDKNGECTICFDQEVDTVIYTCGHMCLCNDCGLKLKRQINPCCPICRRPIKDVIKTYRP; encoded by the exons ATGCGACTCTGCAACCCCGCCCTGTGGCAAGCAGGCagtactacaccttgcccaacAATGGCTCGGGAGTTGAGAGAAGGTCCGCACCTTCCGTTAGCATCGGTATGGAGTCGCCCCGCTTTCACCCCAACGCTAAGGGCAAACATATCAGGCTGGACGGGCAGCTTCGCCGCGCCATCCGCAAGAACAGCTTCTGCAATGGCATCACCTTCAGCCATAGGCCCGTCCATCTCTACGAGAAG GTGCGACTTCGTCTCAGTGCTGTGCACACGGGCTGGAGCGGAGCTCTACGCTTCGGTTTCACCAGTCTGGACCCCAACGAGTTGATGGCAACAGACATCCCCAAGTACGCCTGCCCAGATCTGGTGACGCGGCCGGGATACTGGGCCAAGGCACTGCCTGAGCGACTTGCCCTGAAAGACAACGTGCTGGCGTTCTGGGCAGATCGCCACGGAAGGGTGTTCTACAGTATCAATGACGGAGAGCCAATCCTCTTCCACTGTGGGCTGAGCATCGGCTGCCCCCTCTGGGCCATCATCGATATCTACGGCATCACCCAGGAGGTCACACTGCTCG AAAGCACGTTTGCTGAGAGTGTTGGATCCAGCTGCCTGAGTGCGGCCCGCCTGAGTGCCTATCTGCCCCAAAGCAGCCACGACTCTGCCAATTACAGTAACAATCAGCTGGAGAACAACCAGGCGGCTGCTGCCAAAATGGCCAACATCCAGCTCAATAACTACACCCAGCTTATCCCTTGTTGCTCTTCCACCGCTTCCTCCACCACGCCATCCTCTTCTGCCTCCACCGGATCCAGCGTCCCCCGGGTGGTCCGTAGCCTTCCTTCGCCGCTGGACAGCGACTTGCACTTTCACCCCATCCGTGGCTCCGACGTCATACTGTCTGCAGACCGTTTGGCTGCTTGCATCCATTTTCTGGACAGCAGTCGGACTCTTGTGTTCAGTGATCGGCCGCTGCACACGGGAGAGACTTTGTACGTAGAGGTTGGACATCTGGGTCTGCCTTACTTTGGGGCACTTTTGTTTGGGTTGACGTCATGTGACCCAGCGAGTCTTCACGCCGGTGACCTGCCGGCCGACCCTGAGATTCTCCTAGACCGCAAGGAGTACTGGGTGGTGCACCGTGGCTTCCCCATGCTGTGTGCCGGAGACGTGCTCAGCTTCAGCCTGCTACCCAGTGGTGAGGTGCACCACGGCGTGAACGGAGTTGGACGAGGCAGGCTTCTGTGCGTGGACTCCTCTCAGGTGCTGTGGGCCTTCTTCGCCCTGCATGGGGCTCTCAACAGACTCAGGATACTTG GAACACAGCAGCCCAGTCCTCCCTCCACTTCTCCGGGAACTTCTCAGAGCAACAGTCCAGAAGACAGTGATTCCGACCTGGCCCTCAGCGCCAACAGATCCTCTTCTGAATCCTCACTCG TGACTGCTCCCAGCTCCCCTCTCAGCCCTCCAGTCTCTCCCAGCTCAGAGTTGCCTCCTTCTGACAAAAACGGGGAATGCACCATTTGCTTCGACCAGGAAGTGGACACTGTCATTTACACGTGCGGCCACATGTGTCTGTGCAACGATTGCGGACTGAAACTCAAGCGGCAGATCAACCCATGTTGCCCGATATGCAGGAGGCCCATCAAGGATGTCATCAAAACGTATCGGCCGTGA